The following are encoded together in the Amyelois transitella isolate CPQ chromosome 6, ilAmyTran1.1, whole genome shotgun sequence genome:
- the LOC106131372 gene encoding transcription factor SPT20 homolog isoform X2, with product MDGLIHAALEAESILNRAKHVNSNTQSQFDSGVSDHKMTWTHDKIHLAETVDETRMKFQRSSSSSSSSKSEKFDLFKKLNELYNDLSRDEQSQSNFQGLKTTSYLLEKLLATYNLNTLIINLYPGNKGYSLSLKVNGNTQYLYPPDPNTSTSDEETLIETPRWPYEEEELLSYIDNEELPVVLLDLLESEHSCLFYSGCIIAQIRDYRQAYPSFLCDTHHVLLRPTNQSIITDAMCIGGKCGWAGEERSSLEAVEAALVHAAAPPLCLDPRPAVGLLAARLHAAPRLFNTPRIRRQAKKFSQVAVNRKRKLDQFTHYHGLELLELIHKQRAKNSRQSVPHTRLSSKYPKKPPEVFKPIEPPKMESLSLAMPSEPNAPLRVARAYERPRPTPDCQPQLFEEYILETEKTSPHAGAGFFHIKLSILQRPSDQEFLGELYVDRDHVEGERNGAACRFTLGSRVQANKYIQQFTEIFTEEGRKSVRIKHIVPGQLPRVSFTGSMRELQGQQLLLQRQAASSATVQTHATTVPIVTSAIAATPNTHTTTRQLPILAQLQQVGNIATVGSVVGNVGTVGAVGSVGSVGSVGSVGSVGSVGSVSSVGSVGNVAAEASLKQQPSPSTPRLSPQASTNQLLAQQLTNPQQPLNPQKMQSAIIHIQHPLMSTAGTSQVQNIQYTTTSTTQQKAAISKPRTTNPAISALVTSLMNSAQQFQQAASQNAAKTGATTTNNNATILNLLNSAPAAMTHVSSANSENLDAHKLVGRVSIAGARLVATSTHNIPTYTQQGVGVQVMGGYTRENETTNVSSSESALLERLISSEPQAATASQPQPQAQPVCHLQGLSLASLQSLQGIQGLQNVQVQIPGLPAPISLSLNVSGAPSGLLVSVPSTTSVVLTNQPSVLSLPIAQLMPGGVKGAVRSGTVQVVRSGRAAPPRPARPPLPVARQQPTAAPGTTQFIAQVQAQTLNTHQVRRKSNADSS from the exons ATGGATGGTTTAATTCACGCGGCATTGGAAGCAGAG tcaaTTTTAAATCGGGCGAAGCATGTAAATAGTAACACACAGTCGCAGTTTGACAGTGGTGTCTCAGACCATAAAATGACTTGGACCCATGATAAAATACACCTTGCTGAAACTGTAGACGAAACGAGAATGAAATTTCAAAGGAGTTCGAGTAGTTCTAGTTCTTCTAAGAGTGAAAAGtttgatttgtttaaaaagCTTAATGAGTTGTACAATGATTTGAGTAGAGACGAACAATCACAATcaaatttt CAAGGGCTAAAGACTACATCCTATCTACTTGAGAAACTTCTGGCGACATATAATCTcaatactttaataataaatttgtatccTGGCAATAAAGGATATTCCTTGTCCTTGAAAGTTAATGGCAATACACAATACCTGTATCCACCTGACCCTAAT ACCTCTACTAGTGATGAAGAAACCTTAATAGAGACTCCTCGATGGCCATATGAGGAAGAAGAACTCCTGAGTTACATCGACAATGAGGAGTTACCTGTGGTTTTGCTAGATTTGTTGGAATCTGAACACTCCTGTCTTTTTTACTCGGGTTGCATAATAGCACAGATACGGGACTATAGACAAGCATATCCCAGTTTTCTCTGTGACACTCATCATGTATTGCTTAGACCTACTAATCag AGTATAATAACGGATGCTATGTGCATCGGCGGTAAATGTGGATGGGCGGGCGAAGAGCGAAGTTCCCTAGAGGCCGTGGAGGCTGCGCTGGTGCACGCAGCGGCTCCGCCCCTGTGCCTCGACCCGCGGCCGGCAGTGGGCTTGCTGGCCGCCAGGCTGCACGCCGCGCCGAGGCTGTTTAATACGCCACGTATTAGGCGGCAAGCGAAGAAATTTTCGCAG GTCGCtgttaatagaaaaagaaaattagacCAATTTACTCACTATCACGGATTAGAGTTGCTTGAACTGATCCATAAGCAGAGGGCTAAAAACAGCAGGCAATCGGTGCCCCATACAAGACTGTCATCAAAGTATCCTAAGAAACCACCCGAG GTATTCAAACCAATAGAGCCGCCGAAGATGGAGTCCCTATCATTAGCTATGCCTTCGGAACCAAACGCACCATTACGTGTAGCGCGGGCATACGAAAGGCCTCGACCGACGCCTGATTGTCAACCGCAGTTGTTCGAAGAATACATACTAGAGACTGAGAAAACATCCCCCCACGCCGGCGCAGGATTCTTCCATATAAAACTGTCGATATTGCAGAGACCGTCCGATCAGGAGTTCCTTGGGGAGTTGTATGTTGATAGAGACCACGTGGAAGGTGAAAGGAATGGTGCTGCGTGTAGATTTAcattag GTTCTCGAGTTCAAGCAAATAAGTACATTCAGCAATTCACGGAGATATTCACCGAGGAAGGCAGGAAGTCAGTTAGGATAAAACACATAGTGCCAGGGCAACTACCAAGGGTATCGTTTACTGGCAGCATGAGGGAATTG caaGGTCAGCAGTTGCTGCTACAACGTCAAGCAGCTAGCAGTGCCACAGTGCAAACACATGCCACAACGGTACCTATTGT gacATCTGCAATCGCGGCAACCCCAAATACTCATACGACTACACGGCAGTTACCTATACTG GCGCAGTTACAACAAGTCGGGAACATTGCCACCGTTGGTAGTGTTGTCGGGAACGTCGGTACTGTCGGCGCTGTGGGCAGTGTTGGAAGCGTGGGCAGTGTCGGCAGCGTGGGTAGTGTCGGTAGCGTGGGCAGTGTTAGCAGCGTGGGTAGTGTCGGTAATGTAGCCGCTGAAGCGTCGCTCAAGCAGCAGCCGTCGCCGAGCACGCCTCGATTGTCACCTCAA GCTTCAACCAATCAGCTCCTGGCACAACAACTGACCAATCCGCAACAGCCGTTGAATCCACAGAAGATGCAGTCGGCTATCATTCATATACAGCATCCGCTGATGTCCACTGCTGGAACATCGCAG GTGCAAAACATACAGTATACGACTACATCGACTACACAACAGAAAGCCGCCATCAGCAAACCACGCACGACCAACCCGGCCATCAGCGCGCTTGTCACAAGTCTAATGAATTCCGCCCAACAGTTCCAACAag CAGCGAGCCAAAACGCAGCGAAGACTGGCGCGACGACGACAAATAACAACGCCACCATCTTGAATTTGCTGAACAGTGCCCCCGCCGCCATGACACACGTTTCGTCCGCTAACAGTGAAAATTTGGACGCTCACAAACTGGTTGGCCGCGTGTCCATAGCAGGAGCAAGGCTTGTAGCCACCTCCACTCACAACATACCCACATATACACAGCAG ggTGTGGGTGTACAAGTAATGGGCGGCTATACTCGTGAGAACGAGACGACGAACGTGTCGAGCAGCGAGAGCGCGCTGCTGGAGCGGCTGATCAGCTCGGAGCCGCAAGCCGCGACCGCGTCGCAACCGCAGCCGCAAGCGCAGCCAGTTTGCCATTTACAG gGCTTAAGTCTAGCATCACTGCAAAGCCTCCAAGGCATCCAAGGGCTCCAGAATGTGCAAGTTCAGATCCCCGGTTTGCCCGCGCCCATATCATTATCTCTGAACGTGTCAGGCGCGCCTAGTGGCTTGCTTGTTTCTGTACCTTCCACTACGTCGGTGGTGCTCACTAATCAGCCCTCTGTACTCTCTTTGCCAATTG CTCAACTAATGCCTGGCGGCGTGAAGGGTGCCGTACGTAGCGGAACTGTCCAGGTGGTGCGGTCGGGGCGAGCGGCGCCCCCGCGGCCCGCCCGCCCGCCGCTGCCCGTGGCCCGGCAGCAGCCCACCGCCGCACCCG gtacaACCCAGTTCATAGCTCAAGTGCAAGCGCAGACTTTAAATACACACCAAGTGAGACGGAAATCGAACGCTGACAGTTCATAG
- the LOC106131372 gene encoding transcription factor SPT20 homolog isoform X1, whose product MDGLIHAALEAESILNRAKHVNSNTQSQFDSGVSDHKMTWTHDKIHLAETVDETRMKFQRSSSSSSSSKSEKFDLFKKLNELYNDLSRDEQSQSNFQGLKTTSYLLEKLLATYNLNTLIINLYPGNKGYSLSLKVNGNTQYLYPPDPNTSTSDEETLIETPRWPYEEEELLSYIDNEELPVVLLDLLESEHSCLFYSGCIIAQIRDYRQAYPSFLCDTHHVLLRPTNQSIITDAMCIGGKCGWAGEERSSLEAVEAALVHAAAPPLCLDPRPAVGLLAARLHAAPRLFNTPRIRRQAKKFSQVAVNRKRKLDQFTHYHGLELLELIHKQRAKNSRQSVPHTRLSSKYPKKPPEVFKPIEPPKMESLSLAMPSEPNAPLRVARAYERPRPTPDCQPQLFEEYILETEKTSPHAGAGFFHIKLSILQRPSDQEFLGELYVDRDHVEGERNGAACRFTLGSRVQANKYIQQFTEIFTEEGRKSVRIKHIVPGQLPRVSFTGSMRELQGQQLLLQRQAASSATVQTHATTVPIVTSAIAATPNTHTTTRQLPILQAQLQQVGNIATVGSVVGNVGTVGAVGSVGSVGSVGSVGSVGSVGSVSSVGSVGNVAAEASLKQQPSPSTPRLSPQASTNQLLAQQLTNPQQPLNPQKMQSAIIHIQHPLMSTAGTSQVQNIQYTTTSTTQQKAAISKPRTTNPAISALVTSLMNSAQQFQQAASQNAAKTGATTTNNNATILNLLNSAPAAMTHVSSANSENLDAHKLVGRVSIAGARLVATSTHNIPTYTQQGVGVQVMGGYTRENETTNVSSSESALLERLISSEPQAATASQPQPQAQPVCHLQGLSLASLQSLQGIQGLQNVQVQIPGLPAPISLSLNVSGAPSGLLVSVPSTTSVVLTNQPSVLSLPIAQLMPGGVKGAVRSGTVQVVRSGRAAPPRPARPPLPVARQQPTAAPGTTQFIAQVQAQTLNTHQVRRKSNADSS is encoded by the exons ATGGATGGTTTAATTCACGCGGCATTGGAAGCAGAG tcaaTTTTAAATCGGGCGAAGCATGTAAATAGTAACACACAGTCGCAGTTTGACAGTGGTGTCTCAGACCATAAAATGACTTGGACCCATGATAAAATACACCTTGCTGAAACTGTAGACGAAACGAGAATGAAATTTCAAAGGAGTTCGAGTAGTTCTAGTTCTTCTAAGAGTGAAAAGtttgatttgtttaaaaagCTTAATGAGTTGTACAATGATTTGAGTAGAGACGAACAATCACAATcaaatttt CAAGGGCTAAAGACTACATCCTATCTACTTGAGAAACTTCTGGCGACATATAATCTcaatactttaataataaatttgtatccTGGCAATAAAGGATATTCCTTGTCCTTGAAAGTTAATGGCAATACACAATACCTGTATCCACCTGACCCTAAT ACCTCTACTAGTGATGAAGAAACCTTAATAGAGACTCCTCGATGGCCATATGAGGAAGAAGAACTCCTGAGTTACATCGACAATGAGGAGTTACCTGTGGTTTTGCTAGATTTGTTGGAATCTGAACACTCCTGTCTTTTTTACTCGGGTTGCATAATAGCACAGATACGGGACTATAGACAAGCATATCCCAGTTTTCTCTGTGACACTCATCATGTATTGCTTAGACCTACTAATCag AGTATAATAACGGATGCTATGTGCATCGGCGGTAAATGTGGATGGGCGGGCGAAGAGCGAAGTTCCCTAGAGGCCGTGGAGGCTGCGCTGGTGCACGCAGCGGCTCCGCCCCTGTGCCTCGACCCGCGGCCGGCAGTGGGCTTGCTGGCCGCCAGGCTGCACGCCGCGCCGAGGCTGTTTAATACGCCACGTATTAGGCGGCAAGCGAAGAAATTTTCGCAG GTCGCtgttaatagaaaaagaaaattagacCAATTTACTCACTATCACGGATTAGAGTTGCTTGAACTGATCCATAAGCAGAGGGCTAAAAACAGCAGGCAATCGGTGCCCCATACAAGACTGTCATCAAAGTATCCTAAGAAACCACCCGAG GTATTCAAACCAATAGAGCCGCCGAAGATGGAGTCCCTATCATTAGCTATGCCTTCGGAACCAAACGCACCATTACGTGTAGCGCGGGCATACGAAAGGCCTCGACCGACGCCTGATTGTCAACCGCAGTTGTTCGAAGAATACATACTAGAGACTGAGAAAACATCCCCCCACGCCGGCGCAGGATTCTTCCATATAAAACTGTCGATATTGCAGAGACCGTCCGATCAGGAGTTCCTTGGGGAGTTGTATGTTGATAGAGACCACGTGGAAGGTGAAAGGAATGGTGCTGCGTGTAGATTTAcattag GTTCTCGAGTTCAAGCAAATAAGTACATTCAGCAATTCACGGAGATATTCACCGAGGAAGGCAGGAAGTCAGTTAGGATAAAACACATAGTGCCAGGGCAACTACCAAGGGTATCGTTTACTGGCAGCATGAGGGAATTG caaGGTCAGCAGTTGCTGCTACAACGTCAAGCAGCTAGCAGTGCCACAGTGCAAACACATGCCACAACGGTACCTATTGT gacATCTGCAATCGCGGCAACCCCAAATACTCATACGACTACACGGCAGTTACCTATACTG CAGGCGCAGTTACAACAAGTCGGGAACATTGCCACCGTTGGTAGTGTTGTCGGGAACGTCGGTACTGTCGGCGCTGTGGGCAGTGTTGGAAGCGTGGGCAGTGTCGGCAGCGTGGGTAGTGTCGGTAGCGTGGGCAGTGTTAGCAGCGTGGGTAGTGTCGGTAATGTAGCCGCTGAAGCGTCGCTCAAGCAGCAGCCGTCGCCGAGCACGCCTCGATTGTCACCTCAA GCTTCAACCAATCAGCTCCTGGCACAACAACTGACCAATCCGCAACAGCCGTTGAATCCACAGAAGATGCAGTCGGCTATCATTCATATACAGCATCCGCTGATGTCCACTGCTGGAACATCGCAG GTGCAAAACATACAGTATACGACTACATCGACTACACAACAGAAAGCCGCCATCAGCAAACCACGCACGACCAACCCGGCCATCAGCGCGCTTGTCACAAGTCTAATGAATTCCGCCCAACAGTTCCAACAag CAGCGAGCCAAAACGCAGCGAAGACTGGCGCGACGACGACAAATAACAACGCCACCATCTTGAATTTGCTGAACAGTGCCCCCGCCGCCATGACACACGTTTCGTCCGCTAACAGTGAAAATTTGGACGCTCACAAACTGGTTGGCCGCGTGTCCATAGCAGGAGCAAGGCTTGTAGCCACCTCCACTCACAACATACCCACATATACACAGCAG ggTGTGGGTGTACAAGTAATGGGCGGCTATACTCGTGAGAACGAGACGACGAACGTGTCGAGCAGCGAGAGCGCGCTGCTGGAGCGGCTGATCAGCTCGGAGCCGCAAGCCGCGACCGCGTCGCAACCGCAGCCGCAAGCGCAGCCAGTTTGCCATTTACAG gGCTTAAGTCTAGCATCACTGCAAAGCCTCCAAGGCATCCAAGGGCTCCAGAATGTGCAAGTTCAGATCCCCGGTTTGCCCGCGCCCATATCATTATCTCTGAACGTGTCAGGCGCGCCTAGTGGCTTGCTTGTTTCTGTACCTTCCACTACGTCGGTGGTGCTCACTAATCAGCCCTCTGTACTCTCTTTGCCAATTG CTCAACTAATGCCTGGCGGCGTGAAGGGTGCCGTACGTAGCGGAACTGTCCAGGTGGTGCGGTCGGGGCGAGCGGCGCCCCCGCGGCCCGCCCGCCCGCCGCTGCCCGTGGCCCGGCAGCAGCCCACCGCCGCACCCG gtacaACCCAGTTCATAGCTCAAGTGCAAGCGCAGACTTTAAATACACACCAAGTGAGACGGAAATCGAACGCTGACAGTTCATAG